The genomic window AAACACTACATTTTAGTGGTTGCTGATATCAATCCGATACTAGCACCATTTTTCATTATCCCGACTGCATCGGAAACGATGTGTTTCGAACCCTCGAATTTCGGGTCTGTGGTCTTTCTTGTCCCCTTTTACATCAGCAACTACAACAAAAACTACATGAATTATCTAAGCCCCAAAGGAATTAGTGGTCACTAGAGTAGGGGTGTACAATGCATTTACTGCGGTCTTACTATATGTATATCCAAATCATACTAAACAAACTCAGCTCTTAAagtcatttatttaaaatattgtatcgttttttttttttttcagagaacTTCGCGCTTGTGAAACTAAAAAGACTGACTTGCGCAAAGCCATGAAGGTGATGCAAGATAACTTACGTCAGGAAATGGCCTTTAAAAAGTAATATATCAAACTTAGAAGTTCATTCAGAACAAAAACCGTCAAGTAGACTAAGCAATAAGCAGTCATGTTTAATCTTTCTGACTACTTAATGACTACATGGTGTGATCGTGGTTTTTGCGCTGATCTCATGGTATGGAAaccaatttattattatttttttttttagatcgtGCGAAGAACGCATTTCACAGTTGGAAAGCGAAAATTATCAACTGCAAGAAAAAGTATTAATAATAAAGCGCAAACGAACCGTGATCTTTATACTAAATGCTGATTTTCTTTGTTTTACAGATAAAAACTTATGAAGCTAAAGCAACACTTAATCCTATTACCAACCATCGCAGGCAGAGCATAGATATACTGCCCATTGCTTTGCCCGAAAAGCGGCAAACACTTTCTCCAACCATTGTTAGTATAAGCATAAACTCTCtacaatatatataatatataacagCACCAAACTAACTTACCATGTTAACTTTGCTTTACAGAAAgagaatattaaaaaaattgaagaTTCTCAGTCTCCATATCTCAATATTAAGTCCAGTAGCATTGGTCTGCTACCATTATTTAAGCGCAATCATGACATTCAGTCAAATCAGGCATGTGTGACAACCACAAAATTGGCGACATTAAAAATATCGCCGAAAAAGGCTGAGAAAGCAATTACTTCAAATGGTAGTGGGAGCGGATCCGGGCTGCTGCGTAAAACTCAAAGTGATATTACAGAAAAGGTAAAGTTACATATAAATTTGTTGAAAGTTCTTTAAAACATTTgtcttttgttttatatttttacagtattcTATTATGAAAAAGCCACGCCTTGCTATTAACACATCATCAACAACAGGCAAACATTTTGGCATTAACTTTGAACTTAGTAATAATTCGCGTGCTGTTTCACCCTCTAAAACAAAACCAATTGGCAGTACGCTTGATAGTCGGTTGAAATCAGGTGGTCTACgtaattttaagttaaataaatgaTGTCAATGCTGGCCATCTAGCATTTTTGCTGCATCTTATTTCCTATCGAGAGTGTATGTGGTTGAACTGTTAATATATTGAAGTTTTGTATTGTAagtatatattttgttgcaagctatatatatatacatatgataaTTATACTATATTTTGTACAATTTTcgagtttttatttataaattttataatgtGAATAAGATAAAACTCCAAAGATTTACATATTTGCTTTGAACGAGTTTATTAGCATTGACGCTTTGACAGCGCCATAAGGTAACAATGAAACGTTTTGCCCCTTTCTGCGCTTTGAAGAAGCCCAAGGTTTATGTAAATCCGCTTTAAAGGGAGTGAAGGACTTCCCTGTTGTTAAAGTAGCAGTACTACGCCCCGACTAAAAATCCTCAACCTGTTTAAATTTGTAGGGCGAAGAAGCTTTCTTACCGCGgaataaattcaaaaacaggGAATGAGCTGTGCtctaaattagaagaaaaatcgCGAAATTAAACAATGCCTCTTGGAGTTTCACTGTAGACTAGTTTATTCAATATAATAAGAAATGTAGTTTAGTTCTAGTTACATAGGAGTATGATAAAtgtttgtatgaatgtatatTCATATGCATGCCCAAACGAAGGATGGAAATGACAAAGTGGCAAAACCTGTCGCTATTGTTTTCAGCGTAGCTACATATGACTGTGTGCATTATGTGGGtgcatacatgtctgtttgtattatAAGTTCAAGTTCATGCTCTAATATTGAAATGCCAATGCGACAGTTATGTACATTATTCCATGGTAAGGTAACATGCAGGGTGTGTCATTAGgtgaccaaaaaaaattgttacccAAATTATCTTAAGACATTCTGAGGAAACTATCAGTTTAAACAGGAGGGGCCACGCTAAAAGCTGTCAGATGCGTTGATTCACATTTCAGTTGAAAAGGTGGTGGGTGGCATGGGTCAAGTAGAGCCCGAGTGAAACGTGTCTCCCTCGAAGCCCGCTTTCTTCCTCTGCAGCTAAGTTGCCGCTAATGTGCAATCCCTGCGACTTATGTCGAGGTGTAATAAGATATACTGCGCGGTATAAAGTAATGAATGTGAGATCGTCTCCATTTTCTTCCCCGATTTTTCTGTCGGCCTTGTAGGCATCCGCTTGTGCAAAAAACCTAATTAGCGATgacttacataattggcgctgaaccttttaaacggttatggccgtccaacaaggcgctccaGGTGCTCCTCtctaccaaccggcgccaattggtcacaccaagggagtttaaatcgttttcacctggttcttccagcggagtggggccgccctttatctctgcttccatagccgggttccgatagaaacactttcttggccggagcgtcatctttcattcgcataacatggcctagccagcgcagccgctgcattttaattcgctggactacgttgatgtttgcgtagagctcgtacagctcatcgttaaatcttcttagCGATGAACTTCACTCTTTGTGGCCATGTTGCTTCCACGTGTCGCTTCAGCGAAATACccttagaaatttgaaaatgaaaCATTTTCCGTTTA from Eurosta solidaginis isolate ZX-2024a chromosome 3, ASM4086904v1, whole genome shotgun sequence includes these protein-coding regions:
- the nopo gene encoding E3 ubiquitin-protein ligase TRAIP produces the protein MLNLNCVICAELFIASDDVHATNCGHMFHIRCLKKWMERSKSCPQCRTRCTDRNVFRIYFNLANLDVSTIDVGSLQEQMDNVNLQMKEKEKELSKAEQQIKDLKSQQLMAVKTIKAMDEKIHKNDFTIQSYSEQLKIVKTEAKMADELRKEVERLKQQIKTAESVHSILAATNAEADKMLKTERDPFRLSTWVAALKRELRACETKKTDLRKAMKVMQDNLRQEMAFKKSCEERISQLESENYQLQEKIKTYEAKATLNPITNHRRQSIDILPIALPEKRQTLSPTIKENIKKIEDSQSPYLNIKSSSIGLLPLFKRNHDIQSNQACVTTTKLATLKISPKKAEKAITSNGSGSGSGLLRKTQSDITEKYSIMKKPRLAINTSSTTGKHFGINFELSNNSRAVSPSKTKPIGSTLDSRLKSGGLRNFKLNK